Proteins co-encoded in one Amaranthus tricolor cultivar Red isolate AtriRed21 chromosome 7, ASM2621246v1, whole genome shotgun sequence genomic window:
- the LOC130817931 gene encoding probable E3 ubiquitin-protein ligase RHC1A: protein MSSGGNTHWCYQCRQPVRPQTRGMVCPYCDGGFVQDLSELGGNPGGYNTSYGARDSSDQVLGIMGALDSLMLSSTPEHRLGLIEALDAFMGQRRRYGMDSDRYPWLIFQGQMPARMPVHRHGGFEMFFNGNPGIGFSRGNNGDLFVGPGLQELIEQLMVDRQGPPPAPRSAIDAMPTIKITRAHIQTDSHCPVCKDQFELGTEARQMPCHHIYHSDCIIPWLVQHNSCPVCRHELGSSPVNCGQNSSSGSRRSSNSNSRERGSTDQNTSRRNPLSFLWPFRSSNNSSSSREYVATPASSRSNPPPASHEDNHEMNYSGWPFDY from the coding sequence ATGTCGAGTGGTGGAAATACACACTGGTGTTATCAATGCAGGCAGCCAGTTCGCCCTCAAACTCGAGGGATGGTTTGCCCTTATTGTGATGGAGGGTTTGTGCAGGACTTGAGTGAATTAGGTGGTAATCCTGGTGGATATAATACCTCTTATGGTGCAAGAGATAGTTCGGATCAAGTATTAGGAATTATGGGAGCATTAGACTCTTTGATGTTAAGCAGTACTCCCGAGCATCGGTTAGGATTAATTGAAGCTTTGGATGCTTTTATGGGGCAAAGAAGGAGATATGGTATGGATTCAGATCGTTACCCTTGGTTGATATTTCAAGGGCAAATGCCTGCAAGGATGCCAGTTCATAGACATGGTGGGTTCGAGATGTTCTTCAATGGGAACCCAGGAATTGGATTTAGTCGGGGAAACAATGGTGATTTGTTTGTGGGTCCTGGACTTCAGGAGTTAATAGAGCAGCTAATGGTTGATCGGCAAGGTCCACCACCAGCTCCTCGATCAGCAATCGATGCTATGCCAACGATCAAGATCACTCGGGCTCATATTCAGACTGATTCACATTGCCCTGTTTGTAAAGATCAATTCGAGCTGGGCACTGAAGCTAGGCAAATGCCCTGCCATCACATATATCATTCTGATTGCATAATCCCATGGTTAGTTCAGCATAACTCTTGCCCTGTCTGTCGCCATGAGTTAGGTTCAAGTCCCGTAAATTGTGGGCAGAACTCAAGTAGTGGGAGCAGAAGAAGCTCTAATAGCAACTCCCGGGAAAGAGGAAGCACCGATCAGAATACGAGCAGGAGGAATCCATTATCTTTCCTGTGGCCTTTTCGCTCATCAAACAACAGCAGCAGCAGCCGAGAGTATGTAGCAACACCAGCAAGTAGTCGTAGCAACCCGCCACCAGCAAGCCATGAAGACAATCACGAAATGAACTACAGTGGTTGGCCTTTTGATTACTAG